Within Paeniglutamicibacter psychrophenolicus, the genomic segment GCCCACTTGATCTGCTGCGCATGCAGTTCGGCGGGGTCGGCCTGCAGCTGGGGGTACTTCGCGGCCTGCGCGTCGGCAATGCCGATGGTGGCGGCGGCATCGGCCTCCGAGGTGTGGGCGTTGAGCAGCTGCACGCCGTAGAACTCGCTCATCACCGAGAGGTTTCGCTTGCCGCGGCGGTACTTGTCGACCTGCTTGTCCAGGACGTAGGGGTCGATGACCGGGGCCGGGACGATCGAGGCCAGGCCGTGGCGCTTGGCTTCGCGGTCGAGCACCGTGAAGTCGTAGGCGGCGTTGAATGCCATGACCGGCATGGTGAGGAACAGGTCGGCCAGGAACGCCGAGATTTCGGCGACGGCGGTGGCGGCATCCATGCCGTCGGCCTGTGCCTTGGCGGTGGAAATGCCGTGGATGGCCGAGGCCTCT encodes:
- a CDS encoding 3'-5' exonuclease; the encoded protein is MTSWHTLPRAAFDLETTGRDPLDARIVTASIVVVNGRSEILQTKEWLVNPGVPIPEEASAIHGISTAKAQADGMDAATAVAEISAFLADLFLTMPVMAFNAAYDFTVLDREAKRHGLASIVPAPVIDPYVLDKQVDKYRRGKRNLSVMSEFYGVQLLNAHTSEADAAATIGIADAQAAKYPQLQADPAELHAQQIKWAAEQAASLQEYFRRKNPDAVVDGQWPVKS